Proteins found in one Blastocatellia bacterium genomic segment:
- a CDS encoding SCO family protein — translation MLSSRASIGLVKQLTVIHVLLCLLCLLPIGCRSNKQQGTRTFQVQGRVVSIGEDKRSIGIEHEDIPGFMPAMTMSFPIKDPNLIEGLSPNDLVRFELVVTPYESWISRIEKTGRAENTQNSQKSRENEPAILRPGEAIPPFNLIDQNGRRVSHADFRNKALAITFIFTRCPLPDYCPRFTSHFVDVQKQLLPKYNGRFHLISVTIDPQYDTPKVLKQYAALYNADLSSWSWLTGPDESIREMAARYGVRYWNEEGTISHTAACAVITPSGRLYKLRTGNTWTAEDVIGDLTAVLEKPQEIATGEK, via the coding sequence ATGTTGAGTAGTCGCGCATCAATCGGGCTGGTCAAGCAACTGACCGTCATACACGTCCTGCTCTGCCTGCTGTGCCTGCTTCCGATCGGTTGTCGAAGCAATAAGCAGCAGGGAACTCGCACGTTTCAGGTTCAAGGCCGCGTCGTCTCAATCGGCGAGGATAAGCGCTCAATCGGCATAGAACACGAGGACATTCCCGGATTCATGCCGGCAATGACCATGTCGTTTCCCATCAAAGACCCAAATCTCATAGAGGGTTTGTCACCCAACGATCTGGTTCGCTTTGAACTCGTCGTGACCCCCTATGAATCGTGGATCAGCCGGATCGAAAAAACAGGACGCGCGGAGAACACCCAAAACAGCCAAAAGAGCAGGGAAAACGAACCGGCGATTCTCAGACCGGGCGAAGCGATACCTCCTTTCAACCTGATAGATCAGAACGGGCGACGCGTGTCACACGCTGACTTTCGTAACAAAGCGCTGGCCATAACCTTCATCTTTACGCGATGCCCACTACCAGATTACTGCCCGCGATTCACGAGCCACTTCGTTGACGTGCAAAAGCAACTCCTGCCAAAATACAACGGCCGGTTTCATCTGATCTCGGTGACCATTGACCCGCAATACGACACGCCGAAGGTGCTCAAGCAATACGCCGCTTTGTACAACGCTGACCTGTCCAGTTGGAGCTGGCTGACTGGGCCGGACGAATCCATTCGAGAAATGGCAGCACGATACGGAGTCCGCTATTGGAACGAAGAAGGAACCATCTCACATACAGCAGCCTGCGCTGTCATCACCCCCTCAGGACGACTCTATAAACTGCGGACCGGTAACACCTGGACAGCAGAAGATGTTATCGGCGACCTAACCGCCGTGCTGGAGAAACCACAAGAAATCGCAACTGGCGAGAAATAG
- a CDS encoding GNAT family N-acetyltransferase yields the protein MIIRPYKPQDLLALHKIETICFPKGIAYTQAELRHYITTPRSLTLVAEDDNGQIVGFIVAQVECWRKQAPQPPQLWGHIITIDILPSFRRHGLGQALLKEAEQWLMSQGCVLIELEVSIENAPAIAFYQKNGYRPCWLLSRYYPDGTDAYLMQKEVSSPADAI from the coding sequence TTGATTATTCGACCCTACAAACCTCAAGATTTACTAGCCCTCCACAAGATTGAGACAATCTGCTTTCCTAAAGGCATCGCATACACACAGGCCGAACTTCGTCACTACATAACCACCCCACGTAGCTTAACACTCGTAGCAGAAGATGATAACGGCCAGATTGTCGGGTTCATTGTCGCTCAAGTGGAGTGCTGGAGAAAACAAGCACCTCAGCCTCCTCAGCTTTGGGGGCACATCATCACCATTGATATTCTGCCTTCCTTTCGCCGACATGGGCTGGGCCAAGCGTTGTTAAAAGAAGCCGAGCAATGGTTGATGAGCCAAGGTTGCGTTCTCATTGAGCTTGAGGTTTCAATAGAAAACGCTCCTGCCATTGCCTTCTATCAAAAGAACGGGTACCGCCCGTGCTGGCTACTTAGCCGCTACTATCCCGATGGTACCGATGCCTACCTAATGCAGAAAGAAGTGAGTAGCCCCGCTGATGCCATCTGA
- a CDS encoding HEAT repeat domain-containing protein, translating into MMPDHYDDAQNSPRHRANKPALLMLGLGVLIVVVSFWFWHEVWFGRHLSEDEVGQYLSDSKSPRKIQHALSQIADRIMQRDPSVQRWYAQVIEAAKHEDPAIRVMAAWVMGHDHTADRFHQALLALLDDPDLRVRRNAALSLVRFGDSSGHEEIVSMLRPITITAPTQGRVMIDLSVGQIIGAGDLVCKIVGPDGQTIDVRTPASGKIQAVSVKDGSLTGLSDVLATIAPDQQVAWEALRGLFLIGTEEDIDEIERYVLDAPDVAEPVRQQAKNTVEAIRKRSARNPTH; encoded by the coding sequence ATGATGCCTGATCATTACGATGATGCTCAAAACTCACCCCGGCATCGAGCCAATAAACCGGCGCTTTTGATGCTGGGTCTGGGCGTCCTGATCGTTGTTGTCTCGTTCTGGTTCTGGCACGAGGTCTGGTTTGGCCGACATTTAAGCGAAGATGAAGTCGGTCAATATCTGAGCGATTCAAAGTCTCCACGAAAAATACAACATGCTCTGTCGCAAATCGCCGACCGGATTATGCAGCGTGATCCATCGGTCCAGCGTTGGTACGCACAGGTCATTGAAGCGGCTAAGCACGAGGACCCAGCTATTCGTGTGATGGCTGCCTGGGTTATGGGTCACGATCATACTGCCGACCGCTTTCACCAAGCTTTGCTTGCGCTGCTCGACGATCCTGATCTGCGTGTCCGACGCAACGCTGCCTTGAGTCTGGTTCGATTCGGCGACAGCAGCGGTCATGAAGAAATCGTGAGTATGCTGCGGCCCATCACAATCACCGCCCCTACTCAGGGACGAGTTATGATTGACTTGAGTGTTGGTCAAATCATCGGAGCTGGAGACTTGGTGTGTAAGATTGTTGGCCCAGACGGGCAAACGATTGATGTGAGGACGCCGGCAAGTGGGAAGATTCAAGCAGTGAGCGTGAAGGATGGTTCGCTCACTGGGTTATCAGACGTGCTTGCAACCATCGCGCCAGATCAACAGGTTGCGTGGGAGGCACTGCGCGGGCTCTTTCTTATAGGAACTGAAGAGGACATTGACGAGATCGAACGCTACGTCCTCGATGCTCCCGACGTAGCTGAGCCTGTTCGCCAACAAGCAAAAAACACTGTTGAGGCTATACGAAAGCGATCGGCACGTAACCCCACTCACTAG
- a CDS encoding 4Fe-4S ferredoxin: protein MVTTEATEVIVKLYPMSSGRTDLRKRKPKQLAVINENCTGCAGSPVCIAYCPVDSCMFWVPDEDHPPFGRIEVDKALCIGCAKCTSKGPDGTFLDGCPWDAIEMHNTAEWEAAHGVILPDAPDRPASEWGYVPIAFV, encoded by the coding sequence ATGGTAACAACGGAAGCTACTGAGGTCATCGTCAAGTTATATCCCATGTCATCAGGTCGAACAGACCTGCGGAAGCGAAAACCTAAACAACTCGCTGTAATCAACGAAAACTGTACTGGCTGTGCTGGTTCGCCTGTGTGTATAGCGTATTGTCCGGTTGATTCGTGCATGTTTTGGGTTCCCGATGAGGATCACCCGCCGTTTGGCAGAATTGAAGTGGATAAAGCTCTCTGCATTGGTTGCGCCAAATGCACGAGTAAAGGGCCTGATGGTACGTTCCTGGACGGCTGCCCGTGGGATGCCATTGAGATGCACAACACAGCAGAATGGGAGGCGGCTCACGGCGTCATTTTACCGGACGCGCCGGACCGCCCGGCTAGTGAGTGGGGTTACGTGCCGATCGCTTTCGTATAG
- a CDS encoding cytochrome c oxidase subunit 3 yields MLTWEGQTMRERLIMNGLCLLIALAALAYAGWGIFTGQIWIQGVDGLFLILISLFIAFLFGLNPLLEIKRDGLQGLLGSTGLPRARAVASNPEEMTMVHAPVHEYTDVGWGGAALPYAIGSKKLGMWLFIVSDSLTFAALLFGYSYLRISTPDWPTPFHFNPSIIYATVMTFFLLLSSVTMALAVREAGRGNIKKTALFILATIGGGAMFIILHANEWNHLIHEGVRMFRNPWGVPLFGATFFTLTGLHMLHVASGLVYLFVIMIGFSRRKFSAEDVEISGLYWHFVDLVWMFIFPLVYLLSVKME; encoded by the coding sequence ATGCTCACATGGGAGGGACAAACCATGCGAGAACGCCTGATCATGAATGGCCTTTGTCTTCTAATCGCCCTGGCGGCTCTGGCGTATGCCGGCTGGGGCATCTTCACCGGTCAAATCTGGATTCAAGGCGTTGATGGGTTGTTTCTGATTCTGATCAGTCTGTTCATTGCGTTTCTGTTCGGATTAAATCCATTGCTGGAGATCAAACGCGATGGGCTTCAAGGCCTGCTGGGCAGCACGGGCCTACCGCGCGCCCGGGCAGTCGCCTCAAACCCGGAGGAGATGACGATGGTTCACGCACCAGTACATGAATACACAGATGTAGGCTGGGGCGGCGCTGCGCTGCCTTACGCCATCGGGTCGAAGAAGCTCGGCATGTGGTTGTTCATTGTCTCCGACTCGCTCACGTTTGCTGCGTTGCTGTTCGGTTACAGCTATCTCCGTATCTCAACGCCGGACTGGCCAACCCCATTCCACTTCAACCCCAGTATTATCTACGCCACCGTGATGACCTTCTTCCTGCTGCTCAGCAGCGTGACCATGGCATTGGCCGTGCGAGAAGCCGGGCGGGGCAATATCAAGAAAACGGCTCTGTTCATCCTGGCGACAATTGGTGGCGGGGCGATGTTCATCATTCTCCACGCCAACGAGTGGAACCATCTGATCCATGAAGGTGTGCGCATGTTCAGAAATCCATGGGGCGTCCCTCTCTTTGGCGCCACATTCTTCACGCTGACCGGTCTGCATATGCTGCACGTTGCCTCCGGTTTGGTTTATCTGTTTGTGATTATGATCGGGTTCTCACGGCGTAAGTTTTCAGCAGAAGACGTCGAAATCAGTGGCCTCTACTGGCACTTCGTTGACCTCGTGTGGATGTTCATCTTCCCACTAGTTTACTTGCTATCCGTCAAAATGGAGTAA
- a CDS encoding cytochrome C oxidase subunit IV family protein, giving the protein MGNHQSAHVDLPTSKYFGVWGYLLALTAIEVYLAYIHLNVTLMLVLLMGLSIVKAALIMAYFMHLKFERMSLIITLIPAMVICISLLAIVFPDSFRLLEFRK; this is encoded by the coding sequence ATGGGAAATCACCAATCCGCGCACGTTGATCTACCAACAAGTAAATACTTCGGCGTCTGGGGATATTTGCTGGCGCTGACTGCTATCGAAGTGTATCTGGCTTACATTCACTTAAATGTCACGCTCATGCTCGTCTTGCTCATGGGGCTGTCCATTGTGAAGGCAGCCTTGATCATGGCTTACTTCATGCATCTGAAATTCGAACGCATGAGCCTGATCATCACGCTCATTCCCGCGATGGTCATTTGCATCTCGCTGCTCGCCATCGTATTTCCAGATAGCTTCCGCTTGCTGGAGTTTAGGAAATGA
- a CDS encoding DUF420 domain-containing protein has protein sequence MQGIQLSDLPSLNAVLNTVSAVLLCAGYYFIKQRNIELHRACMLGAFCVSVAFLVSYLTYHYFYGSTKFTGQGGWRLLYFTILLSHTILAAVNLPMVLITLSRAWRQQFTTHRRIAKWTLPIWLYVSVTGVLVYLMLYHLG, from the coding sequence ATGCAAGGAATTCAATTGTCAGATTTACCTTCGCTCAACGCCGTCCTAAACACAGTCAGCGCCGTCCTGTTATGCGCTGGTTATTATTTCATCAAGCAGCGAAACATTGAACTGCACCGGGCTTGTATGCTGGGGGCTTTTTGCGTCTCGGTGGCGTTCCTGGTCTCCTACCTGACCTACCATTACTTTTATGGATCAACCAAGTTCACAGGGCAAGGGGGATGGCGGCTGCTCTATTTCACTATTCTGTTGTCCCACACGATTCTGGCTGCTGTCAACTTGCCTATGGTACTGATCACACTATCCCGCGCCTGGCGACAGCAATTCACCACCCATAGGCGTATTGCCAAATGGACCCTGCCAATATGGCTCTACGTCTCCGTCACGGGCGTTCTCGTTTACCTGATGCTCTATCACCTGGGCTGA